The following coding sequences lie in one Seriola aureovittata isolate HTS-2021-v1 ecotype China chromosome 5, ASM2101889v1, whole genome shotgun sequence genomic window:
- the LOC130169332 gene encoding membrane-associated phosphatidylinositol transfer protein 2-like isoform X3, translating to MLIKEYRIPMPMSVEEYRIAQLYMIQKKSREESCGEGSGVEILENKPYTDGPGGTGQYTHKVYHIGMHIPSWFRSILPKAALRVEEESWNAYPYTRTRYTCPFVEKFSIDIETYYKPDTGNQGDVFNMSAAEKRQRTIDPIDIVSDPIPPHEYKAEEDPRLYKSVKTQRGPLQDDWIEEYNNNPGKTPIMCAYKLCKVEFRYWGMQSKIERFIHDVGLRKVMVRAHRQAWCWQDEWYGLTIEDIRQLELETQLALATKMAQFSQAEEASEANGGAPSPDKDQEVKEAISSIEAEEVVVSSGETLQPRGVLTKQWSTSSRSSRSSKRGVSPSRHSISEWRMQSIARDSDDSSDEEFFDAHEDLSDGEEVFPKEIAKWNSNDLMDKIEATDAEETPGELFKEMTVDYERATSEERLDEESSSQQCLQPSKIHVLILVLHGGNILDTGGGDQNSKQADVNTISTAFDTVMRVHYPAALGRIAIRLVPCPAICAEAFSLVSNLSPYSYDEGCLSSSQDHIPLAALPLLATSAPQYQDAVATVIARANQVFTDFIKSLDGSAFSGQVCLIGDCVGGILGFDALCSSNQTVNESQNSSRRGSVVSVQDQDLLSPGIIVNSGHGSSSPTLEGSRHLSRSNIDIPRAGDDTKRQLPRKRSDSSTYELDTIKQHQAFLSSLHSSVLRNDAASRRSSSSTMLDGGSLGKFDFEVSDFFLFGSPLGLVLALRKTVIPMLDVAQLRPACQQVYNLFHPADPSASRLEPLLERKFHLLPPFNVPRYQRFPLGDGNSALLVETVQSNAQLLLDSGPTLSLRCQETISETCIPVPVLNWQEGSLKATPATMESDVVQSHGGVFMDSSYPSSPVTGPLSRGQRRASEVSIASQVSGMADSYTATNIANIAARWWGTKRLDFALYCPDALTAFPTVALPHLFHASYWESTDVVSFLLRQVMRHENSSILELDGKEVSEFTPSKPREKWLRKRTHVKIRNVTANHRVNDAVFTEDSQQVVTGRFMYGPLDMVTLAGEKVDLHIMTQPPSGEWVYFNTEVTNSSGRVSFIIPEDKRLGIGVYPVKMVVRGDHTFADSYLTVIPRGTEFVVFSIDGSFAASVSIMGSDPKVRAGAVDVVRHWQDLGYLIIYVTGRPDMQKQRVVAWLSQHNFPHGIVSFCDGLVHDPLRHKANFLKTLTEAHLKIFAGYGSTKDISVYNSIGLPPSQIYIVGRPSKKMQHQCQFITEGYAAHLSQLEYNHRSRPAKSSSARMVLRKGSFGLGANSDFLRKRNHLLRTISSQPAPSSPTGSIHNRPERTQSQSDSERLERERLERAHSHSQGATQRSMSITASCWGRSSSTKMEPGVLSPK from the exons aaaaagagcagagaagagagctGTGGTGAAGGTAGTGGGGTGGAGATCCTAGAGAATAAGCCCTACACAGATGGACCCGGTGGGACAGGGCAGTACACCCACAAGGTCTACCACATTGGCATGCACATTCCTAGCTGGTTCCGCTCCATCTTGCCCAAAGCAGCACTGAGGGTTGAAGAGGAGTCATGGAACGCCTACCCTTACACCCGCACCAG ATACACCTGTCCCTTTGTTGAGAAGTTCTCCATTGACATTGAAACCTACTACAAACCTGACACAGGCAACCAAGGAGATGTCTTCAACAtgtctgctgcagagaaaaggcAGAGGACTATTG ACCCAATCGACATAGTGAGCGATCCCATTCCCCCTCATGAGTACAAAGCAGAGGAGGACCCACGGCTCTACAAGTCAGTCAAGACCCAGAGGGGCCCTCTGCAAGACGACTGGATAGAAGAGTACAACAATAACCCAGGGAAGACCCCCATCATGTGTGCCTACAAATTGTGCAAGGTGGAGTTCCGCTACTGGGGCATGCAGTCGAAGATCGAACGCTTCATTCatgatgttg GACTGAGAAAGGTGATGGTGCGTGCCCACCGGCAGGCCTGGTGCTGGCAGGATGAGTGGTACGGTCTGACTATCGAGGACATCAGGCAGCTGGAGCTGGAAACCCAGCTGGCCCTGGCTACGAAGATGGCCCAGTTCAGTCAGGCAGAGGAGGCCAGCGAGGCCAATGGAGGCGCTCCGTCTCCAGACAAAGACCAAGAGGTTAAAGAGGCGATCAGCTCTATTGAAGCTGAGGAGGTGGTTGTCAGCTCAGGAGAGACTCTTCAGCCACGAGGTGTACTGACTAAGCAGTGGTCCACTTCCTCCCGCTCATCCCGCTCATCcaagagaggag TGAGCCCGTCACGTCACAGCATCTCAGAGTGGAGGATGCAGAGCATAGCGCGAGACTCAGACGACAGCTCAGACGAAGAGTTCTTTGACGCTCATG AGGATCTCTCAGACGGCGAGGAGGTCTTCCCAAAGGAAATCGCCAAGTGGAACTCCAATGACCTCATGGACAAGATTGAAGCCACAGACGCAGAGGAAACTCCTG gtgagcTGTTCAAGGAAATGACTGTGGATTATGAAAGAGCAACCAGTGAGGAAAGACTAGATGAG GAAAGCTCATCCCAGCAGTGCCTGCAGCCTTCCAAGATCCATGTGCTGATCTTGGTACTGCACGGAGGGAACATCCTGGATACAGGCGGAGGCGACCAGAACAGCAAGCAGGCAGACGTCAACACGATTAGTACGGCTTTTGACACAGTCATGCGTGTTCACTACCCCGCTGCGCTGGGACGCATCGCCATCCGCTTGGTGCCCTGCCCTGCCATCTGTGCCGAGGCCTTCTCCTTGGTGTCCAA CTTGAGCCCTTATAGCTACGATGAGGGTTGTCTGTCCAGCAGCCAGGACCACATCCCACTGGCAGCTCTGCCCCTCCTGGCCACGTCCGCTCCACAGTACCAGGATGCCGTGGCCACTGTCATCGCTAGAGCCAACCAGGTCTTCACTGATTTTATAAAGTCTCTGGACGGGTCTGCCTTCTCTGGCCAG GTATGTCTAATTGGAGACTGTGTGGGAGGAATCTTGGGATTTGATGCACTGTGCAGCAGCAATCAGACAGTAAATGAAAGCCAGAACAGCAGTAGGAGGGGCAGTGTCGTCAGTGTACAG GATCAGGACCTCCTCTCTCCTGGCATCATTGTCAACAGCGGGCATGGGTCATCTTCTCCAACCCTGGAGGGCAGCCGCCACCTCAGCCGCAGTAACATCGACATCCCTCGTGCAGGTGACGACACAAAGAGACAACTGCCACGCAAGAGAAGTGACTCCTCCACCTACGAACTggacacaataaaacaacaccAGGCCTTCCTGTccag TTTACACTCCAGTGTCTTGCGGAATGATGCAGCTTCACGCAGGTCGAGCAGCAGCACTATGCTGGATGGAGGATCCCTGGGGAAGTTTGACTTTGAGGTGtctgactttttcctctttggCTCTCCACTGGGCTTGGTACTCGCCCTGAGAAAGACTGTCATTCCTATGCTAGATG TGGCCCAGCTGCGCCCTGCCTGTCAGCAGGTCTATAACCTGTTCCACCCAGCCGATCCCTCGGCCTCCCGCCTGGAGCCTCTCCTGGAGAGGAAATTTCACCTCCTGCCTCCCTTCAACGTGCCCCGTTACCAACGCTTTCCCCTGGGAGATGGAAACTCTGCCCTACTGG TGGAGACAGTCCAGAGCAACGCTCAGCTGCTACTTGACAGCGGGCCTACCCTGTCCCTTCGCTGTCAGGAGACCATCAGTGAGACCTGCATCCCTGTGCCTGTGCTAAACTGGCAGGAGGGCTCCCTCAAAGCCACACCCGCCACTATGGAGT CGGATGTTGTTCAGTCTCATGGTGGTGTCTTCATGGACAGTTCGTACCCCTCATCCCCCGTAACGGGCCCCCTCTCCCGGGGCCAGCGGAGGGCCAGTGAGGTCAGCATTGCCAGCCAGGTCTCAGGAATGGCAGACAGTTACACTGCCACCAACATAGCCAACA TTGCAGCACGTTGGTGGGGCACAAAGAGGTTGGACTTTGCCCTGTATTGCCCCGATGCTCTGACCGCTTTCCCCACAGTGGCTTTACCACACCTCTTCCACGCATCATACTGGGAGTCCACTGATGTTGTGTCTTTTCTCCTGAGGCAG GTTATGAGGCATGAAAACTCCAGCATCCTGGAGCTTGATGGAAAAGAAGTGTCTGAATTCACCCCCTCCAAACCTCGAGAGAAGTGGCTCCGCAAGAGGACTCATGTAAAGATCAGG AATGTGACTGCCAACCACCGAGTAAATGATGCCGTGTTTACCGAAGACAGCCAGCAGGTCGTGACAGGTCGCTTCATGTACGGCCCCCTGGACATGGTCACTTTGGCAGGGGAGAAG GTTGACCTCCACATCATGACCCAGCCTCCCTCAGGAGAATGGGTGTACTTCAACACAGAGGTGACCAACAGTAGTGGCCGTGTGTCTTTTATCATCCCAGAAGACAAGCGTCTGGGCATCGGAGTCTACCCAGTTAAAATGGTTGTCAG GGGCGACCACACATTTGCAGACAGCTACCTGACAGTTATTCCACGTGGCACAGAGTTTGTGGTATTCAGTATTGACGGGTCTTTTGCTGCCAGTGTGTCAATTATGGGCAGTGATCCCAAAGTGCGGGCAGGAGCTGTGGACGTTGTCAG GCACTGGCAGGATTTAGGCTATTTGATCATCTATGTGACAGGACGTCCAGACATGCAGAAGCAGCGGGTAGTGGCTTGGTTGTCTCAGCACAACTTCCCTCATGGCATTGTCTCCTTCTGTGATGGTTTGGTCCACGACCCGCTCAGACACAAGGCCAACTTCCTCAAGACCTTAACAGAG GCTCACTTGAAGATATTCGCTGGCTATGGATCAACCAAAGACATTTCAGTCTACAACTCCATtggcctccctccctcccaaaTATACATTGTCGGCAGACCCTCCAAGAAGATGCAGCACCAGTGTCAG TTCATCACAGAGGGATATGCAGCTCATTTGTCTCAGCTGGAGTATAACCACCGTTCTCGGCCAGCCAAGTCCAGCAGCGCACGTATGGTGCTACGTAAAGGCAGCTTCGGCCTGGGCGCAAACAGCGACTTCCTGAGGAAAAGGAACCACCTGCTGCGCACCATCTCCTCCCAGCCAGCCCCCAGCTCCCCAACAGGCAGCATTCACAACAGACCAGAGCGCACACAGAGCCAATCAGACAGCGAACGGCTGGAGCGGGAGCGACTGGAGCGCGCTCACAGCCACAGCCAGGGAGCAACCCAGCGCAGCATGAGCATCACAGCGAGCTGCTGGggccgcagcagcagcaccaagaTGGAACCAGGAGTTCTCAGCCCAAAATAG
- the LOC130169332 gene encoding membrane-associated phosphatidylinositol transfer protein 2-like isoform X2: MLIKEYRIPMPMSVEEYRIAQLYMIQKKSREESCGEGSGVEILENKPYTDGPGGTGQYTHKVYHIGMHIPSWFRSILPKAALRVEEESWNAYPYTRTRYTCPFVEKFSIDIETYYKPDTGNQGDVFNMSAAEKRQRTIDPIDIVSDPIPPHEYKAEEDPRLYKSVKTQRGPLQDDWIEEYNNNPGKTPIMCAYKLCKVEFRYWGMQSKIERFIHDVGLRKVMVRAHRQAWCWQDEWYGLTIEDIRQLELETQLALATKMAQFSQAEEASEANGGAPSPDKDQEVKEAISSIEAEEVVVSSGETLQPRGVLTKQWSTSSRSSRSSKRGVSPSRHSISEWRMQSIARDSDDSSDEEFFDAHEDLSDGEEVFPKEIAKWNSNDLMDKIEATDAEETPGELFKEMTVDYERATSEERLDEESSSQQCLQPSKIHVLILVLHGGNILDTGGGDQNSKQADVNTISTAFDTVMRVHYPAALGRIAIRLVPCPAICAEAFSLVSNLSPYSYDEGCLSSSQDHIPLAALPLLATSAPQYQDAVATVIARANQVFTDFIKSLDGSAFSGQVCLIGDCVGGILGFDALCSSNQTVNESQNSSRRGSVVSVQDQDLLSPGIIVNSGHGSSSPTLEGSRHLSRSNIDIPRAGDDTKRQLPRKRSDSSTYELDTIKQHQAFLSSLHSSVLRNDAASRRSSSSTMLDGGSLGKFDFEVSDFFLFGSPLGLVLALRKTVIPMLDVAQLRPACQQVYNLFHPADPSASRLEPLLERKFHLLPPFNVPRYQRFPLGDGNSALLADVVQSHGGVFMDSSYPSSPVTGPLSRGQRRASEVSIASQVSGMADSYTATNIANTKSCQINQSKKFSLLSQLALSSQNKFFLKSPPKSRKKAKADQAAGSPDADPVAELDGEADSSEGLSPIGQYENCPSAGLDSAISDLVSLDSQAEVEQVAARWWGTKRLDFALYCPDALTAFPTVALPHLFHASYWESTDVVSFLLRQVMRHENSSILELDGKEVSEFTPSKPREKWLRKRTHVKIRNVTANHRVNDAVFTEDSQQVVTGRFMYGPLDMVTLAGEKVDLHIMTQPPSGEWVYFNTEVTNSSGRVSFIIPEDKRLGIGVYPVKMVVRGDHTFADSYLTVIPRGTEFVVFSIDGSFAASVSIMGSDPKVRAGAVDVVRHWQDLGYLIIYVTGRPDMQKQRVVAWLSQHNFPHGIVSFCDGLVHDPLRHKANFLKTLTEAHLKIFAGYGSTKDISVYNSIGLPPSQIYIVGRPSKKMQHQCQFITEGYAAHLSQLEYNHRSRPAKSSSARMVLRKGSFGLGANSDFLRKRNHLLRTISSQPAPSSPTGSIHNRPERTQSQSDSERLERERLERAHSHSQGATQRSMSITASCWGRSSSTKMEPGVLSPK; this comes from the exons aaaaagagcagagaagagagctGTGGTGAAGGTAGTGGGGTGGAGATCCTAGAGAATAAGCCCTACACAGATGGACCCGGTGGGACAGGGCAGTACACCCACAAGGTCTACCACATTGGCATGCACATTCCTAGCTGGTTCCGCTCCATCTTGCCCAAAGCAGCACTGAGGGTTGAAGAGGAGTCATGGAACGCCTACCCTTACACCCGCACCAG ATACACCTGTCCCTTTGTTGAGAAGTTCTCCATTGACATTGAAACCTACTACAAACCTGACACAGGCAACCAAGGAGATGTCTTCAACAtgtctgctgcagagaaaaggcAGAGGACTATTG ACCCAATCGACATAGTGAGCGATCCCATTCCCCCTCATGAGTACAAAGCAGAGGAGGACCCACGGCTCTACAAGTCAGTCAAGACCCAGAGGGGCCCTCTGCAAGACGACTGGATAGAAGAGTACAACAATAACCCAGGGAAGACCCCCATCATGTGTGCCTACAAATTGTGCAAGGTGGAGTTCCGCTACTGGGGCATGCAGTCGAAGATCGAACGCTTCATTCatgatgttg GACTGAGAAAGGTGATGGTGCGTGCCCACCGGCAGGCCTGGTGCTGGCAGGATGAGTGGTACGGTCTGACTATCGAGGACATCAGGCAGCTGGAGCTGGAAACCCAGCTGGCCCTGGCTACGAAGATGGCCCAGTTCAGTCAGGCAGAGGAGGCCAGCGAGGCCAATGGAGGCGCTCCGTCTCCAGACAAAGACCAAGAGGTTAAAGAGGCGATCAGCTCTATTGAAGCTGAGGAGGTGGTTGTCAGCTCAGGAGAGACTCTTCAGCCACGAGGTGTACTGACTAAGCAGTGGTCCACTTCCTCCCGCTCATCCCGCTCATCcaagagaggag TGAGCCCGTCACGTCACAGCATCTCAGAGTGGAGGATGCAGAGCATAGCGCGAGACTCAGACGACAGCTCAGACGAAGAGTTCTTTGACGCTCATG AGGATCTCTCAGACGGCGAGGAGGTCTTCCCAAAGGAAATCGCCAAGTGGAACTCCAATGACCTCATGGACAAGATTGAAGCCACAGACGCAGAGGAAACTCCTG gtgagcTGTTCAAGGAAATGACTGTGGATTATGAAAGAGCAACCAGTGAGGAAAGACTAGATGAG GAAAGCTCATCCCAGCAGTGCCTGCAGCCTTCCAAGATCCATGTGCTGATCTTGGTACTGCACGGAGGGAACATCCTGGATACAGGCGGAGGCGACCAGAACAGCAAGCAGGCAGACGTCAACACGATTAGTACGGCTTTTGACACAGTCATGCGTGTTCACTACCCCGCTGCGCTGGGACGCATCGCCATCCGCTTGGTGCCCTGCCCTGCCATCTGTGCCGAGGCCTTCTCCTTGGTGTCCAA CTTGAGCCCTTATAGCTACGATGAGGGTTGTCTGTCCAGCAGCCAGGACCACATCCCACTGGCAGCTCTGCCCCTCCTGGCCACGTCCGCTCCACAGTACCAGGATGCCGTGGCCACTGTCATCGCTAGAGCCAACCAGGTCTTCACTGATTTTATAAAGTCTCTGGACGGGTCTGCCTTCTCTGGCCAG GTATGTCTAATTGGAGACTGTGTGGGAGGAATCTTGGGATTTGATGCACTGTGCAGCAGCAATCAGACAGTAAATGAAAGCCAGAACAGCAGTAGGAGGGGCAGTGTCGTCAGTGTACAG GATCAGGACCTCCTCTCTCCTGGCATCATTGTCAACAGCGGGCATGGGTCATCTTCTCCAACCCTGGAGGGCAGCCGCCACCTCAGCCGCAGTAACATCGACATCCCTCGTGCAGGTGACGACACAAAGAGACAACTGCCACGCAAGAGAAGTGACTCCTCCACCTACGAACTggacacaataaaacaacaccAGGCCTTCCTGTccag TTTACACTCCAGTGTCTTGCGGAATGATGCAGCTTCACGCAGGTCGAGCAGCAGCACTATGCTGGATGGAGGATCCCTGGGGAAGTTTGACTTTGAGGTGtctgactttttcctctttggCTCTCCACTGGGCTTGGTACTCGCCCTGAGAAAGACTGTCATTCCTATGCTAGATG TGGCCCAGCTGCGCCCTGCCTGTCAGCAGGTCTATAACCTGTTCCACCCAGCCGATCCCTCGGCCTCCCGCCTGGAGCCTCTCCTGGAGAGGAAATTTCACCTCCTGCCTCCCTTCAACGTGCCCCGTTACCAACGCTTTCCCCTGGGAGATGGAAACTCTGCCCTACTGG CGGATGTTGTTCAGTCTCATGGTGGTGTCTTCATGGACAGTTCGTACCCCTCATCCCCCGTAACGGGCCCCCTCTCCCGGGGCCAGCGGAGGGCCAGTGAGGTCAGCATTGCCAGCCAGGTCTCAGGAATGGCAGACAGTTACACTGCCACCAACATAGCCAACA CCAAATCATGCCAAATTAACCAATCCAAAAAGTTCAGCCTTTTGTCCCAACTCGCCCTATCGTCACAAAATAAATTCTTCCTGAAAAGTCCTCCTAAGTCCCGTAAGAAAGCAAAGGCTGACCAGGCTGCAGGATCACCTGATGCAGATCCAGTGGCAGAGCTGGACGGTGAGGCAGACTCTAGTGAAGGTCTAAGTCCCATTGGCCAGTACGAGAACTGCCCGTCAGCGGGGCTGGACTCTGCTATATCTGATCTGGTCTCACTGGACTCCCAGGCTGAAGTGGAGCAAG TTGCAGCACGTTGGTGGGGCACAAAGAGGTTGGACTTTGCCCTGTATTGCCCCGATGCTCTGACCGCTTTCCCCACAGTGGCTTTACCACACCTCTTCCACGCATCATACTGGGAGTCCACTGATGTTGTGTCTTTTCTCCTGAGGCAG GTTATGAGGCATGAAAACTCCAGCATCCTGGAGCTTGATGGAAAAGAAGTGTCTGAATTCACCCCCTCCAAACCTCGAGAGAAGTGGCTCCGCAAGAGGACTCATGTAAAGATCAGG AATGTGACTGCCAACCACCGAGTAAATGATGCCGTGTTTACCGAAGACAGCCAGCAGGTCGTGACAGGTCGCTTCATGTACGGCCCCCTGGACATGGTCACTTTGGCAGGGGAGAAG GTTGACCTCCACATCATGACCCAGCCTCCCTCAGGAGAATGGGTGTACTTCAACACAGAGGTGACCAACAGTAGTGGCCGTGTGTCTTTTATCATCCCAGAAGACAAGCGTCTGGGCATCGGAGTCTACCCAGTTAAAATGGTTGTCAG GGGCGACCACACATTTGCAGACAGCTACCTGACAGTTATTCCACGTGGCACAGAGTTTGTGGTATTCAGTATTGACGGGTCTTTTGCTGCCAGTGTGTCAATTATGGGCAGTGATCCCAAAGTGCGGGCAGGAGCTGTGGACGTTGTCAG GCACTGGCAGGATTTAGGCTATTTGATCATCTATGTGACAGGACGTCCAGACATGCAGAAGCAGCGGGTAGTGGCTTGGTTGTCTCAGCACAACTTCCCTCATGGCATTGTCTCCTTCTGTGATGGTTTGGTCCACGACCCGCTCAGACACAAGGCCAACTTCCTCAAGACCTTAACAGAG GCTCACTTGAAGATATTCGCTGGCTATGGATCAACCAAAGACATTTCAGTCTACAACTCCATtggcctccctccctcccaaaTATACATTGTCGGCAGACCCTCCAAGAAGATGCAGCACCAGTGTCAG TTCATCACAGAGGGATATGCAGCTCATTTGTCTCAGCTGGAGTATAACCACCGTTCTCGGCCAGCCAAGTCCAGCAGCGCACGTATGGTGCTACGTAAAGGCAGCTTCGGCCTGGGCGCAAACAGCGACTTCCTGAGGAAAAGGAACCACCTGCTGCGCACCATCTCCTCCCAGCCAGCCCCCAGCTCCCCAACAGGCAGCATTCACAACAGACCAGAGCGCACACAGAGCCAATCAGACAGCGAACGGCTGGAGCGGGAGCGACTGGAGCGCGCTCACAGCCACAGCCAGGGAGCAACCCAGCGCAGCATGAGCATCACAGCGAGCTGCTGGggccgcagcagcagcaccaagaTGGAACCAGGAGTTCTCAGCCCAAAATAG